A DNA window from Ranitomeya imitator isolate aRanImi1 chromosome 2, aRanImi1.pri, whole genome shotgun sequence contains the following coding sequences:
- the LOC138667131 gene encoding uncharacterized protein isoform X1 → MVEPKAVFSLLLVAGFHLSYSAPVDIPKHLQDLPTHIHSLEVLATVLSIPSVPTQKQPTVLPTGGVSNAPTPAGGHLVSSNAPRLVSVTGVKSTGSPVVVTSRPDNSSSHPVSPSNGVSSSITTPGSSSTTTGSVTGHNVAAAGPSVTPRADAHPSTVTGTSPIFNVNNRNISTYPIHAFTNSQPNVPVSSGIRPPIVNGPGFNPCPDQCPNGIIGNPPCICAIPEIHV, encoded by the exons ACTCTGCGCCGGTCGATATTCCAAAACATCTGCAGGATCTTCCTACCCATATACACAGCCTAGAAG TTCTAGCCACAGTCCTCAGCATCCCTTCAGTTCCCACACAGAAGCAGCCAACTGTGCTCCCTACAG GCGGTGTCTCTAATGCTCCCACACCTGCTGGTGGCCACCTCGTATCTTCTAACGCCCCAAGACTTG TATCTGTGACAGGAGTGAAAAGCACAGGATCTCCCGTAGTGGTCACCTCCAGACCAGACAACAGTTCAAGTCATCCAGTCTCTCCGAGCAATG GTGTATCATCTTCTATCACCACCCCTGGCTCATCCAGCACCACCACAG GATCAGTGACTGGACATAATGTTGCTGCAGCAGGACCCTCTGTGACCCCAAGAGCTGACGCTCATCCAAGTACAGTCACAGGAACCAGCC caatcTTCAATGTGAATAATAGAAACATCAGCACTTACCCCATTCATG CCTTTACTAACTCACAACCTAACGTCCCCGTCTCATCTGGAATCAGGCCTCCAATAGTCAATGGACCCGGGTTCAACCCctgcccagaccagtgccccaatg GTATTATTGGAAATCCTCCATGTATCTGTGCCATTCCAG AGATCCATGTCTGA
- the LOC138667131 gene encoding uncharacterized protein isoform X2 → MVEPKAVFSLLLVAGFHLSYSAPVDIPKHLQDLPTHIHSLEVLATVLSIPSVPTQKQPTVLPTGGVSNAPTPAGGHLVSSNAPRLVSVTGVKSTGSPVVVTSRPDNSSSHPVSPSNGSVTGHNVAAAGPSVTPRADAHPSTVTGTSPIFNVNNRNISTYPIHAFTNSQPNVPVSSGIRPPIVNGPGFNPCPDQCPNGIIGNPPCICAIPEIHV, encoded by the exons ACTCTGCGCCGGTCGATATTCCAAAACATCTGCAGGATCTTCCTACCCATATACACAGCCTAGAAG TTCTAGCCACAGTCCTCAGCATCCCTTCAGTTCCCACACAGAAGCAGCCAACTGTGCTCCCTACAG GCGGTGTCTCTAATGCTCCCACACCTGCTGGTGGCCACCTCGTATCTTCTAACGCCCCAAGACTTG TATCTGTGACAGGAGTGAAAAGCACAGGATCTCCCGTAGTGGTCACCTCCAGACCAGACAACAGTTCAAGTCATCCAGTCTCTCCGAGCAATG GATCAGTGACTGGACATAATGTTGCTGCAGCAGGACCCTCTGTGACCCCAAGAGCTGACGCTCATCCAAGTACAGTCACAGGAACCAGCC caatcTTCAATGTGAATAATAGAAACATCAGCACTTACCCCATTCATG CCTTTACTAACTCACAACCTAACGTCCCCGTCTCATCTGGAATCAGGCCTCCAATAGTCAATGGACCCGGGTTCAACCCctgcccagaccagtgccccaatg GTATTATTGGAAATCCTCCATGTATCTGTGCCATTCCAG AGATCCATGTCTGA